CTCAAGTgtggactgggggagggatcttgggggaagggtctggggggggcgggaggggggcgcTGCAGTGAGCAGACAGGTTCTGCCCTCTCAATACGTGTGGACGGCGGATGCCCGAGTGGATTGTTGCCAGCCAGCTTGGGAACAGCCTGCGCCCACCATTCCCTGTAACCCTGACACCCCTCGGTCACAAGCCGTCCAGCTCAAAGGGGGAAATGAACGAACAAACTTGAGACCCCTCGTCCGTCCCCCGTCCCCCGAGCATAGACTGCCTGGGACGGGGCGGGGACACCGTGCCCACTTCCCTGGCAGGCAGCGCCACACAGGAAGCCGTGGAGCACCCAGTCGGCCTGGCCCCCTTGGGGCCGGAGAGGGGAAGCCCCCTGTGGGGTGACACGCCCCAGCAGCACCGGTTCCTGCGGTCCCCAGCCCTGCCgagggctggctgctgctgcatggTCCGGGTGCGGTGACTGCCGTCTCCCTTGCTGTGCGGCTCGTGGGAGCCACGTGGAGTGGGAGATGCAGGGACTCGAGTGGCCCGTGGCCTTGCCAGCGTGACCATCCTCTGCTGCCCGAGCAGGCGAGAAGCGGAAACTGCCCGAGGGCCTGACGCTGGAGGACGCCAAGCGGATCCGGGTCATGGGCGACATCCCCATGGAGCTGGTCAACGAGGTGATGCTGACCATCACGGACCCGGCCGCCATGCTGGGCCCGGAGgtatggggcagggagctgcggggatggCTCCCATCAGCATTCACTGGCTCCCCACTGGGCGCGGGCCCTGCAGTGCTGGGCCAGGGTTGCTGGCGACAGTAGGAGCTGCCAGCCCTTTGGAGTGGCTGTGCCAGACCTTGGCTGGCACCTGCTCAGACCCCATGCCGGGGCCTGGTGTGACTGTTGGGTGGGGGGTTTGGGTAAGTGGGTGGGGCTTTGTCCCTTATGCCCCCCGCTCCGCCCCCAGACCAGCCTGCTGTCAGCCAACGCGGCGCGGGACGAGACGGCACGGCTGGAGGAGAGACGCGGCATCATAGAGTTCCACGTCATCGGCAACGCGCTCTCGCAGAAATCCAACAAGCGGATCCTGATGTGGCTGGTGGGGCTGCAGAACGTCTTCTCCCACCAGCTGCCCCGCATGCCCAAGGAGTACATCACCCGCCTCGTCTTCGACCCGTACGTGGGGAGGGCGGGCTGCTCTGGGGGGCCGGACTCGGGCTCTGTCGTGATCCCGGCTCATGCAGGAAATAGACGGCCCTGGTTCGGTCCCTGTGTCCTGGCTGCTCCAGAGGTTCAGGCCCAGTGTGACCCCAgcagctgtggggggcgggggaacagGCTgggccccagacccctccccagccccataaTATTAACTCAGATGGGGCTGTTCCTGCCTGAGCAGCaaactcctccccctctcccactacTGCTGCAGTGACTCATGGGGGATGAGGGGCAGGATAGTGCATTGAGTGGGGGCCCCCCAAGTGACTCTGGCTGTGCCTTTCCCGGCAGCAAACACAAGACCCTGGCTCTGATCAAGGACGGCCGGGTGATCGGGGGCATCTGCTTCCGGATGTTCCCCACCCAGGGCTTCACAGAGATCGTCTTCTGCGCTGTCACCTCCAACGAGCAAGTGAAGGTGAAGGCAAAACCGCAGctcacctggggggggggggcatgagagagagcagcagggagctgcaggaccagattggggagcccaggactgggatagcaggggctgtgggttgggagtgaggggccctggcagagcaggggggagcccagagctgggtagcaggggctgcgggtcaggagtgaggggccctggcagagcaggggggagcccagggctgggtagcaggggctgcgggtcgggagtgaggggccctggcagagcaggggggagcccagggctgggtagcaggggctgcgggtcgggagtgaggggccctggcagagcaggggggagcccagggctgggtagcaggggctgagggtcgggagtgaggggccctggcagagaggtttgggtggggagcccaggcctaGGTAGCAGGGGGAGGCCGCAGGCCATGGCTCTGAGGCCGCGCTAGCTGCGAGGGAGGCAGGAGCTGATGCTTTTCCCCAGCTGCGGTGAGCGCAGCCTCATGGACAGTGGGACTTGCCCCAAGGCCGGACCAGGGACCATGTTTAACGCTGGCTGTTCTTGCGGCCAAGCTGTCGCTCTGCTGGGATCTGTTCCCCAAACACGTCTTGGGGCAGGGCCAGCCTGGGGCAtctccccacaacccctccctGAGAGGCTGAGCCCTGCCTGCTCCGGGGCGTCTGCCTGATGGGtgcctgtctgcctgcctgccaggggtACGGGACGCACCTGATGAACCACCTGAAGGAGTATCACATCAAGCACAACATCCTCTACTTCCTGACCTACGCCGACGAGTACGCCATCGGCTACTTCAAGAAGCAGGTCCGGTGccgcctgccccgcccccacctggGGGGGTGTCCTAATCCCCCACCCCAACGGTGTCGCTCGCTCTCACAACACCCCTTCCTTTCCAGGGCTTCTCCAAGGACATCAAGGTGCCCAAGGGCCGCTACCTGGGCTACATCAAGGACTATGAAGGGGCGACGCTGATGGAGTGTGAGCTCAACCCCCGCATCCCCTACACCGAGCTCTCGCACATCATCAAGAAGCAGAAGGAGGTATcctgggcggggggtggggggggctctgcTCGGCCTGGCTCCTCACGGCAGCACGGGCGTGGCTGGTGCAACACCTTGGTGCTAGTGCAGGGAAAGGGGCAACGCTGCTGGCCCAGGAGGCTGTTTTCCTGCGAGTGCCCCTCTTGggcagtgtctccatggcccacGCGGCTCCCAGCATGGCTTTGCCGTGTGTGTTAGTCACGGTCCAGCACCCGCTTCCGTCAGACCCAGAGCCGCTGCCTGGCTCCGGCTTGCCCTGGGCAagccctgcttccctgccccGGGCACAAGGCAGCCTTCAGGGCACTGGCTGCCCCATCCCGCGGGCACAGCCCTGCGCCCGGCTCCCCTGCAAAGGCctgagggtgaggggagcagACGTGGAccagccagaccctgccccctgctcacttcTAGCCTGTGCCGCTCCCACCGCAGATCATCAAGAAGCTGATCGAGAGGAAGCAGGCGCAGATCCGCAAGGTCTACCCGGGCCTGACCTGCTTCAAGGAGGGCGTGCGGCAGATCCCGGTCGAGAGCATCCCTGGAATCCGTACGTTTGGGCCACAAACATCTGCAGCCCTGGCTTTGCCTGCTGCCCTGACCAGCTCCAGGACTCTGactgctccccaccaccaccatggcCAGAGCCTGTCACTGCGACTGTAGCTACCCACCTAGCGCCTATGCGCTCGCTCGCCTGTACCTTGCAAATAGTCTCAGCTGCGGGCTGTGCTGCCGCCACCCTGTGGCCAGGTTGTGCCATTGCCCTCTCTCTGGTGCGCAGCATCCGAATGGTCCGGGTCGGGGCTGAGTCGATCAGGGAGCGGTGGCCCCAGCGCTGGGGGGTGAGGCTAGGCAGCGGCTGGCTCTGCCCTTAATGCATTAACACAAGCAGGTGCATCAGGAAAGAGCAGAGAAGTCGACTGGCTCTGCAGCCCGCTGCCTGGCAGTGGCTCTGATCTGTGCACtgggagaggagcagagctggcatcccagcctggctctgtgcACTAGTACAGCTCCTGGCGCGGCTCCATGGAGCAGTGCATtccgggggcagcaggggtggtTGTGGCCCTCGCAGCCAGCTTGCAGGGCTGAGTCGAGCAGCTCGGGAGTCACGGAGGCAGAGTGCTGCCCAGGGACTGCGTTTGGGGAGGGGATTGGGACTCTGTTGATGGCGAGTGAGCCAGTGCCTCTTCCTGCCTTCCAGGAGACACGGGATGGCGGccgctggggaaggagaaagggtAAGTGCAGTTCTCAGCCCTGCGTCCATCGCGGGAAGctcactggggagggggggggagcagTGGCACAGGTGTGatatcccccctccccacccatcagCAGGCCGGGCCAAAGGGGGCGATTGCCTTGGGGCTTTGGTGCTGCTCCCTGGCCTGGCAGACAGTGCAGGCATGGCCCGAGGCTGCAATCCATTCTCAGCATCCTGGCAGGGTTCCCCAGACTGTCAGACCTCGAGGCAGCAGCATCCTTGGGGCGCTGGGCCGTAGCTTTGGGAGCAGTTGGGGGACACATGGGCTAAGGCTGGTCACGCTGCCCTGGGGGTCCCTGGCAGGCTGCTGCCCTCAGCACGGAGGCAGCCCTAGAGCTTATGCCCTCCCTCCTGGGCAGCCTGCCTTCCCCTGaagtggagggtccagggctcgCCTAGCTGGTGCCCACTCGCCTAAGGGTACTGGGAGGGGACAAATGCGATGGATGCTGACCTCACCTACCCCGTTCTCCTGCAGGAAGGAGCTCAAGGACCCAGACCAGCTGTACAACGCCCTGAAAAACCTCCTGGCCCAGATCAAGGTGACAGAGGGTggctcccctggggtctcactctGGGTATCGAGAGCTTCTATGGGTCCATTAGAGCCTCCCCCCCAGGCACAAGCTAGTTGCCAACCAGGGGCTCCGAGCAGattctcccagctctggggggtgtctggggccagcagccggggcACAGGCGCCTGGGCCGGTTCTGATCCGTGGTCCCTGAGCCCAGGTCATCTCACTCTGTCTGAGCTCCCCgtgctcagggtggggccaggagccATGCACCTCCCGGGCCTGGTTCTGGAGGCGGAGGGGCACTCAAGCTGCCCCCCATGCGTGAGGCTCTGACTGTCTCTTGCCCCCCACAGACGCACCCCAGTGCCTGGCCCTTCATGGAGCCCGTGAAGAAGTTGGAGGCCCCCGATTACTACGAGATCATTCGCTTCCCCATTGGTAGGTGGCCGATCTGCCCAAGGCCCACACGCAccggggtagggggtggggccagTGTGGGCTGTGTGGGGTATACATTGGCAGTGgaagacaggactcctgggtcctatttcGCCTCTGAGAGGGAAGTGAAATCTAGTGGCTGGAGGGGGGCTGGGTTCTGCCTTCTCCTGTGGCAGGGGTACGTGGAGTTCTAGTGGCCAAGGCGGATGtggggagcctggactcctgggctctgttcctgggGGCCAGTGAGTCAGTGACGGAGCCGTTTCCCCTCTGCGCTGCGGAGGGTGCTGGGACCCAAGCGGTGGAGTGGGGGAACCCAGCCAGCCGCGCGCTGATGGCTGCCCCTCGCAGACCTGAAGACCATGACCGAGCGCCTGAAGAATCGCTACTACGTCACCAAGAAGCTCTTCATCGCCGACCTGCAGCGCATCATCACCAACTGCCGGGAGTACAACCCCCCCGACAGCGACTACTGCAAGTGCGCCAACACCCTCGAGAAGTTCTTCTACTTCAAGCTCAAGGAGGCTGGGCTCATAGACAAGTAGGGGCTGGGGGGGCCTGGCCTCACGCTCCCCTTGTGCCTGCAGCCCCGGGCCGAGGCAGCGCTTCCTGCCAAACTCTCCCAGGAGGGGCTCGGGGGCTTCTCTGAGCCTGGCTCAGCTGCTGACAGGTGGAGCAGGCCAAGGAGCACGTGTAGCTGCTGAATGGCCAGAGTGTGGGGCCAgctcccctcctgctgctggaggaggccCCTGGGACTCGCTGGCTCACCACTGGCCTCTCCCCTGGGCGCCACCAGGAGAGGAGCGGCCCGGGgcccctctgcaccaggccaGGCAGCACTCAGCCTGCGGGTGTGTCTGCACGCTGGTGCCTCACCCTGGAGGCAGGAGCCCAGCCCGCAGGCACCAGGTGCTCTTGGCTCTGCAGTGGGTTCAGCCGGGGCATGGTCCTGCTGGGCTGGAAATTCCAGCAGGGCAGCCCAGGCTCCAGTGTtgagcagccccaccccaggcaaGCTGCACCGTCTCTCTGGCCTGGGGGTGTTGGCAGGCTTGGGCCAAGGCTGGCTCATACCCCTGGCCTTTGCATGCAGCGTGTCTCTCCTTTATGGGGCTGAGGCCTAGCCCCTgcttcccccagagcccagctgcctgccctagcccctctccctcctgccgcAGCATGGTGTGTTCCCTTCGGCTCCTCGTCCTGCCCACCCCCTTGCTTCACGTGGAGCACCTGGCGCTGCCACTCACCGCGTGCATGTAGAACGGGGGAGAGAGTTCTCCTCCCCTGCTGGCGGTGGGGACGGGAGCTGCCCCCCTCGGGCCGTGCCTGGGTTCACGGTCTCGGCTCCAGGCTGTGCTAACGGGAGGTGATCTGAGGGGTCTGTATCAGCTCTCAGCTGTTCCTCCTCCCACAGCTTGGCCTGGGGTCCATCTCCTGCCCCTGGCACTGCCTGGCCCTCCCGGGCTGGGCCCTGGGCTGTcaatcctgccccagccctgcccccctgtaCTGAGCCATTTGGCTAGTGTTAGCCCCTGCACTGTCACTTCTGCTGGGGGCCCCTGAGCTGTACCAGGTTGTGACCCCATCCCCCTTGCCCTGTGCTCCAGGGGTCCTCCCAGCTCCAGCACACTGAGAGCTGCCATCCTGAGGCCTGGGTGGGGAATGCTGTCCCATGGGGCGGTGCCCAGGCAtttcagtggggcttgggctgcagggcctgggtcaGGACCAGGACATTTCAAAGGGGGGTGCAATGGGGTGACAGCTGAGAGGAATtgggtcccaggctggagccacgTGTTGTGCCGGGATGAACAGGGGTTAGTGGCTAAACcaggcccccaccctgctccttcctCAGGGTCCTGAATGGAGTCCCGTGGGCAAGGAGATTATGGGCCATGGGCTGCTTCTCACAGCCGAGTTACTGGCCTGTCCTATGACCCTGCGGGGATCAGgagcctcctgcctcccctccctgtcAGGGGGCCCTGAGTCCTGGCAGAGCGACAGGCCCCTGTGAAGTAAAAAGCTGCTGCCCTCTGGCTCAGCGGCCACCTCCTGTGGCACcaggcccctgcagctcctggcccaggGTGGGCAGCCGCAGGCAGTGAAGATTTCTCCCCGCAGGGGaacaggaggagcagcagccaggccggGGAAGCATTTCGCTGTCAtgttccccccaccctgcccccagactGGTCACCGTTGCCTTATTCCCCCCTGCACTGGCCTGTCCCTCGTGCACTGCCAAGGGGCTGTCCCATCCTcccttttcacttttattttcctttattattttttttaaataaatgtacatgTCCCCCATGAAGCACCTGTCTGTCTCCTGGTGTCCCGGGGccccagcagcaaagcattggGGGTGGGAAGTCCCCCCGCCCCAGGTCCCTCCTGAGATGAGCATGGTGCTGCTGTGTGCCAGCCTGTCACCCCTTCTTCTGACAGCAGTGCCACCGCcgctgcccagctgcagcagaagcagtgagTGCCAGCCCTGGAGATGGTCAAACAGCTTGCCAGGTGCTCCCTTCTTGCACCCCAAGCTGGGGGCAGCTCCCCCTCAGCCCTGActcagctgggagcccagggcagggagcgAACCCTCCCTCCGTGCTCCGTGGTGCCCGCTGCCCCGGGCTGAGCTCTGTGTCACTCAGTTAATCGCAGTGCAGCGTGGTGCCGCTTGGTGCTGGGCTGCTAGGGCGCAGGCCTGGGCGCGTGGGTAACGTGGCTGCGCTCTGGCTGGGGTTAACGCCTGCAGTATGGAAGTCCTGGCTGGCTGCTCCCCCAAGGGCTGAGGGTTCACCACcgctctgccctgctcctggcACACCTGCACGCAAGGTAGTGTCACCTGCCAGCCATGGGCCCTTCTGCTGTGCCATGGGGCtgctgagctcagggccctgttgtgccaggtgctgccgtGAGCCAGCACGAGGCTGCCCCAGAGCTCCCGggctccagcagagctggggggatgagacttgcccaaggtcacgcgtgagggctgtagcagagctgggaattgagctCCGCCCACTGCATCCCACTGCCTCTGCCTGTTGTGAGCAGCTAAGTGCAGCAGCTAAAGGTGAAGGTGGTGGCCAGTGACTGCACAGAGAAATCTGCTGCAGGTGCCGCTAAACAGCACCTGGGTCAGTATGGCTGGGCCAAGGGATCCTTCATTCAGGCTACGTAGGAGGAGCAATTAAATACCCCAACATGTAGTGATAGCTGGAAACAATAGGAGACCACCACCCATGTCACTGGGCCAGAGGCTGGAGTTAAGTGCTGGGATCTGAGGTTTTCCCAGGCCTGATTGCAGAGGCAGGTGATTAGGGCTGGTTGGTTGCAGCTGTGTGCAAGAGAGAGCAAAATGCCAGGAGAACGGTGGGAGAAGCAGGGGAGAGCGTGGCCCTGTGTGGGAGCCAGGACAGCTGCCTGGTGTACAGGACTGGCTGGGAAATGGGGAGGCAGGAGTCAAACTGCTGCTATTTGTTTCCTTACAATTCAGAgacgtactgggtcagaccaagggtccgtcagcccagtgtcctgtctgccgacagcggccaatgccaggtgccccagagggagtgaacctgacaggcaatgatcaagtgatctgccatccatctccatcctctgacaaacaggctaggacaccctccctgcccagcctggctaatagccattggcggacctgtcctccaggaactcctctcattcctttttgaacccagtttatagtcttggccttcacagcacccTGGGGCGAGGAGTTCCGCAGATTGTCTGTGTGACGTGAAGAAATAcgtccttgtgtttgttttaaacctgatgcctagtAATTTCATGGGGTGACCCCTGTATTCTGAGAaggcgtaaataacacttccctggtAACCATCTCCACAGCAGGTCAGGATTTTACAGACCCCTCAGTCGTCTCTCtcccaagctgaacagtcccactcTCATTAACCTCCCCTCAGACGGCAGCTGTCCCACgttcttaattatttttgttgcccttctctgaaccttttccgatCCCAAGCGATGGTTTTTTGAGCTGGGGCGAGCACGTCTGCACCCACTAGCCGAGGTGTGAGCGAACCCTGGGTTTACACAGCGGCCACACGCTCTTTTCTGGCTTATCCTGGCTCCTGTTCCTCAGGAGGCCCAGCGTTCACCTGGCTGTTTTAATGCCGGGCGCCCGAGGAATTGCTGCTcccggggctggctgcctggggCTGGCCCGGAGGGTGCTGCCCTCCCCAGGATCGGGCGCTGGGCCTGGCGCTGGATTCACTTTCGATTTCTGCCTGTGACAGCTTGGCTGGGGGCTCCCCGAGGGGGACTCCGGCTGGCCCAGCGACCGGCCAGCCGGCGGATTCACTGCGGTGTAGCCGAGCCCCGCGCTGGCTTTGTGACTCGGTTCGTGGATCCAGGTCAGTGTAATTCGGGTTAAATGTGCCCGGCGCAGGGGGGCTGGAATAACatggatggagggggaggggtgctaagagccattgaaccaaactaaaccctggatataatggaaaccacttcaagctggggggagggtgctgcagcccctcccagccccctgaattccagcacccctggccctgccccagacccacaGCTGGCAAGAGGCGGGTGCCAGACTCCAGGCTCCAGGGAGCGGAGCTGCTGAGACCCCCCTGGCTGGGGTCCCCGGAAAGGTTTTGCTTTCAGGCTCTGAGAGTGTCTGGTGGGGCGGGCAGAGCCCctggcagaggcagcagctgccaGGCCAGTGGGGAGCAGGCGACTCGCCTGGGTCCATTTGCAAGCGGGGTGATTCTGGGtggagaggggcactgctgggcaAGAAGTGCCTGGTTGCtcctgccgcccagccctgccctcgcCCTCCGCCTGGGGGTGCCTCAGGGGCCGCTGGCTGGCACAGGCGTCCTGCCCAGGCTCACGGGCGCTGGGGGGTCAGACGAGCTGCCCTTGTGGTACCTTCTAACCCTGCGGGTCCacggtggggggctgggggcagcggtGGGTGACTCAGTGGCCCAGGCTCCTGTCTGACCTGACCGGTCTCTGCCTGCTGCCAggcggggtggaggggggatgGAAGGATTGGGGGCTGGGTAGGgcgtggggaggggatggagggcaggGTAGGGGGCTAGTCACCCTTGCTTTGTCCATGCTGACACCAGCTTTGCCCCCTTCACACTGGCTCTGTGCTTCCTGTAGGTGCCTAGTGCCTGCCCACATGGAGCTGCGTGACTACCAGTGGGAAGTGATCCTGCCCGCCCTGGAGGGCGAGAACATCATCATCTGGCTGCCCACGGGTGCAGGGAAGACCCGGGCAGCTGCCTACGTGTGCAAGAGGCACCTGGAGACCCGGGAGCGGGCCAAGGTGGCTGTGCTGGTGAACAGGGTGAGACCGGAGTTGCACTGCCTGGGGTGCGGGGGTGGGCAATGCTCATACCAGGGTGGGGCTGATTCTCCCAATCTGGCCTGCAAGGAGCACCCCTCGGCCTGTCCGTGGGCAGACATGAGGGGGAGGCGGGacgtgctggggctgcagctggagacAGAACCAGCCAGATGGAGGAGCCGCCCCCACTCC
This is a stretch of genomic DNA from Gopherus evgoodei ecotype Sinaloan lineage chromosome 23, rGopEvg1_v1.p, whole genome shotgun sequence. It encodes these proteins:
- the KAT2A gene encoding histone acetyltransferase KAT2A isoform X2, whose product is MSRPVVEGSLGSPPFEKPNIEQGVLNFVQYKFSHLPPKERQTMYELSKMFLLCLNYWKLETPSQFRQRSQNDDVATYKVNYTRWLCYCHVPQSCDSLPRYETTHVFGRSLLKSIFTVTRRQLLEKFRVEKDKLVPEKRTLILTHFPKFLSMLEEEIYGENSPIWESDFTMPAAEGAQLVPRPAAVSTVAVPSTPMFSKKLGSSLSSMSLDASTAEPVPGEKRKLPEGLTLEDAKRIRVMGDIPMELVNEVMLTITDPAAMLGPETSLLSANAARDETARLEERRGIIEFHVIGNALSQKSNKRILMWLVGLQNVFSHQLPRMPKEYITRLVFDPKHKTLALIKDGRVIGGICFRMFPTQGFTEIVFCAVTSNEQVKGYGTHLMNHLKEYHIKHNILYFLTYADEYAIGYFKKQGFSKDIKVPKGRYLGYIKDYEGATLMECELNPRIPYTELSHIIKKQKEIIKKLIERKQAQIRKVYPGLTCFKEGVRQIPVESIPGIRDTGWRPLGKEKGKELKDPDQLYNALKNLLAQIKTHPSAWPFMEPVKKLEAPDYYEIIRFPIDLKTMTERLKNRYYVTKKLFIADLQRIITNCREYNPPDSDYCKCANTLEKFFYFKLKEAGLIDK
- the KAT2A gene encoding histone acetyltransferase KAT2A isoform X1 — protein: MDLQQPVTNLSELCRSCGHALADHVSHLENVSEEEINRLLGMVVDVENLFMSVHKEEDTDTKQVYFYLFKLLRKCILQMSRPVVEGSLGSPPFEKPNIEQGVLNFVQYKFSHLPPKERQTMYELSKMFLLCLNYWKLETPSQFRQRSQNDDVATYKVNYTRWLCYCHVPQSCDSLPRYETTHVFGRSLLKSIFTVTRRQLLEKFRVEKDKLVPEKRTLILTHFPKFLSMLEEEIYGENSPIWESDFTMPAAEGAQLVPRPAAVSTVAVPSTPMFSKKLGSSLSSMSLDASTAEPVPGEKRKLPEGLTLEDAKRIRVMGDIPMELVNEVMLTITDPAAMLGPETSLLSANAARDETARLEERRGIIEFHVIGNALSQKSNKRILMWLVGLQNVFSHQLPRMPKEYITRLVFDPKHKTLALIKDGRVIGGICFRMFPTQGFTEIVFCAVTSNEQVKGYGTHLMNHLKEYHIKHNILYFLTYADEYAIGYFKKQGFSKDIKVPKGRYLGYIKDYEGATLMECELNPRIPYTELSHIIKKQKEIIKKLIERKQAQIRKVYPGLTCFKEGVRQIPVESIPGIRDTGWRPLGKEKGKELKDPDQLYNALKNLLAQIKTHPSAWPFMEPVKKLEAPDYYEIIRFPIDLKTMTERLKNRYYVTKKLFIADLQRIITNCREYNPPDSDYCKCANTLEKFFYFKLKEAGLIDK